From a region of the Xanthomonas rydalmerensis genome:
- a CDS encoding TonB-dependent receptor, whose protein sequence is MQSRTERRKTPVTLLALSIGLALQAGALQAQEAPASTPPATASADATTELDTVVVTGYRASVEKALDIKRAEKGMVDAIVAEDVGKFPDTNLAESLQRIPGVVITRDAGEGRNISVRGLGPDFTRVRINGMEALTTVGASDQSGGTNRGRGFDFNVFASDLFTQMVVRKTASADVEEGSLGATVDLRTARPFDYDGFTFAANGQATYNGMSQKADPRIAALVANTWADGTFGALMSVAYSERQVLEEGSGTTRWANGPSNNGYSPTSPFAAANSANVFSPRIPRYTQMEHEQNRLGVTGSLQWKPNDSTEFSLDGLYSKIDAKRDEHYIEAISFSRGRSQNGKPDMIVRDGYVDPASGALLYGRFDNTDIRSENRHDEWNTVFKQLTLNGEHRFSDTFKITGEIGTSSSKHRNPIQTTVIMDKNNVAGYSYDYRNSYTSPVFDYGIDPTAANGWTLAEVRMRPQSANNSFDTGSLNFEWNLGPNFTLKGGVLAKNYGFDTKEFRRASETSVPTFATGNRIVPTDLVALAGLKGIEGTPSNWAVPDLNGIADALGIYSGTGTWTLTERAVNTRSVEEKDRGAWLMGDFAFDIGAIPFSGNVGVRYVKTTQSSTGYALVGSNLINTTVERTYNDTLPSLNLVAEITPDFLIRFGAAKVMTRPGLGSLTPGVTVAVAGGARTVSGGNPNLDPIRAKTADLGFEWYLQEGAMLGLALFYKDIDSFVQTARTIAPYSSSGLPVSLLDGTGAAASDDFVFSVPLNTPGGKLKGAEFNYIQPFSFLPGKWANFGTQLNYTYVQSKIQYVTGTGALSFNTDLTGLSKNSYNATLFYEGERFSGRVSLTHRDGYLTQVPATETGFDVHGMRGTNVVDAKLTYKIDEKIDISLEGSNLTNVPYYEWVQTSAGGAQLPLTYSETGRQYAIGVRYKF, encoded by the coding sequence ATGCAATCACGTACCGAACGCCGGAAGACACCGGTTACCTTGCTCGCGCTGTCGATCGGCCTGGCCCTGCAGGCCGGTGCCCTGCAGGCGCAGGAGGCGCCGGCGTCCACGCCGCCGGCCACGGCCTCGGCCGATGCCACTACCGAGCTCGACACCGTCGTCGTCACCGGCTACCGCGCCAGTGTCGAGAAGGCGCTGGACATCAAGCGCGCCGAGAAAGGCATGGTCGACGCGATCGTCGCCGAGGACGTGGGCAAGTTCCCCGACACCAACCTGGCCGAATCGCTGCAGCGCATCCCCGGCGTGGTCATCACCCGCGACGCCGGCGAAGGCCGCAACATCTCCGTGCGCGGCCTCGGCCCGGACTTCACCCGCGTGCGCATCAACGGCATGGAGGCGCTGACCACGGTGGGCGCCAGCGACCAGAGCGGCGGCACCAACCGCGGCCGCGGCTTCGACTTCAACGTGTTCGCCTCGGACCTGTTCACCCAGATGGTGGTGCGCAAGACCGCCTCGGCCGACGTCGAGGAGGGCTCGCTGGGCGCCACGGTCGACCTGCGCACCGCGCGGCCGTTCGACTACGACGGCTTCACCTTCGCCGCCAACGGCCAGGCCACCTACAACGGCATGTCGCAGAAGGCCGATCCGCGCATCGCCGCGCTGGTCGCCAACACCTGGGCCGACGGCACCTTCGGCGCGCTGATGTCGGTAGCCTATTCCGAGCGCCAGGTGCTCGAGGAAGGCAGCGGCACCACGCGCTGGGCCAACGGTCCCAGCAACAACGGCTACAGCCCCACCTCGCCGTTCGCCGCGGCCAACAGCGCCAACGTGTTCAGCCCGCGCATCCCGCGCTACACGCAGATGGAGCACGAGCAGAACCGCCTGGGCGTCACCGGCTCGCTGCAGTGGAAGCCCAACGACAGCACCGAGTTCTCGCTGGACGGCCTGTACTCGAAGATCGATGCCAAGCGCGACGAGCACTACATCGAGGCGATCAGCTTCAGCCGCGGCCGCTCGCAGAACGGCAAGCCGGACATGATCGTGCGCGACGGCTACGTCGACCCGGCTTCCGGTGCGCTGCTGTACGGCCGCTTCGACAACACCGACATCCGCTCGGAGAACCGCCACGACGAGTGGAACACGGTCTTCAAGCAGCTCACCTTGAACGGCGAGCACCGCTTCAGCGACACCTTCAAGATCACCGGCGAGATCGGCACCTCCAGTTCCAAGCACCGGAACCCGATCCAGACCACGGTGATCATGGACAAGAACAACGTCGCCGGGTACAGCTACGACTATCGCAACAGCTACACCTCGCCGGTGTTCGACTACGGCATCGACCCGACCGCCGCCAACGGCTGGACGCTGGCCGAAGTGCGCATGCGTCCGCAGTCGGCCAACAACAGCTTCGACACCGGCTCGCTGAACTTCGAGTGGAACCTGGGCCCGAACTTCACCCTCAAGGGCGGTGTGCTGGCCAAGAACTACGGCTTCGACACCAAGGAGTTCCGCCGCGCCTCCGAAACCAGCGTGCCGACCTTCGCCACCGGCAACCGCATCGTGCCGACCGACCTGGTCGCGCTCGCCGGGCTCAAGGGCATCGAGGGCACGCCGTCGAACTGGGCGGTGCCCGACCTCAACGGGATTGCCGATGCGCTGGGCATCTACAGCGGCACCGGCACCTGGACGCTGACCGAACGCGCGGTCAACACCCGCAGCGTGGAAGAGAAGGACCGCGGCGCCTGGTTGATGGGCGACTTCGCCTTCGACATCGGCGCGATCCCGTTCTCCGGCAACGTCGGCGTGCGCTACGTGAAGACCACCCAGTCCTCCACCGGCTACGCCCTGGTCGGCTCCAACCTGATCAACACCACGGTCGAGCGCACCTACAACGACACCCTGCCGTCGCTGAACCTGGTCGCCGAGATCACCCCGGACTTCCTGATCCGCTTTGGCGCCGCCAAGGTGATGACGCGGCCGGGCCTGGGCAGCCTGACCCCGGGCGTGACGGTTGCCGTCGCCGGCGGTGCGCGCACGGTCAGCGGCGGCAATCCGAACCTGGATCCGATCCGCGCCAAGACCGCCGACCTCGGTTTCGAGTGGTACCTGCAGGAAGGCGCGATGCTCGGCCTGGCGCTGTTCTACAAGGACATCGACAGCTTCGTGCAGACCGCGCGCACCATCGCCCCGTACTCCAGCAGCGGCCTGCCGGTCAGTCTGCTCGACGGCACCGGCGCGGCGGCCAGCGACGACTTCGTCTTCAGCGTGCCGCTCAACACCCCGGGCGGCAAGCTGAAGGGCGCCGAGTTCAACTACATCCAGCCCTTCAGCTTCCTGCCGGGCAAGTGGGCCAACTTCGGCACCCAGCTCAACTACACCTACGTGCAGTCGAAGATCCAGTACGTCACTGGTACCGGGGCGCTGTCGTTCAACACCGACCTCACCGGCCTGTCGAAGAACTCCTACAACGCCACGCTGTTCTACGAAGGCGAGCGCTTCAGCGGGCGCGTGTCGCTGACCCACCGCGACGGCTACCTGACCCAGGTGCCGGCCACGGAGACCGGCTTCGACGTGCACGGCATGCGCGGCACCAATGTCGTGGACGCCAAGCTGACCTACAAGATCGACGAGAAGATCGACATCAGCCTGGAAGGGTCGAACCTGACCAATGTGCCGTACTACGAGTGGGTGCAGACCAGCGCGGGCGGCGCGCAGTTGCCGCTGACCTACAGCGAGACCGGCCGCCAGTACGCGATCGGCGTGCGCTACAAGTTCTGA
- a CDS encoding LamG-like jellyroll fold domain-containing protein yields the protein MALLCTLALPTIAAAAAAPELLFRVSADHGLDADVAQGDATPNFRDKIALVPTGVSGQAIEWADDGVLSWNAPGNIYTQRGTLSFFWRLRYPVGEAPFVIFRVGYADHTSWDMAWLRIDWNGHGFDAFVTDANLARTRVSFKLDRNPAPSAWTHLAFAWDETRGVRLYVDGKEAARVDCTQACADGGSLDFDAALDQLGLAARVLAPHQVQSRYNFLRGSDFDEIRVYDRMLDAAGVAALARQQEPRSAEAVPDSAARNAWLHRFGWDHGRAPPVLDAPSTRIRKVEFADAKDLKEWMWKATDGIAETTWPGVYNRSRLPGRNDYFQLPDWNVYVEGGKALDLALPDEPFNRIELRGAAYGQATYAADGATPTPLFSRAQGTVRSVDQFERRRGGHLRFTNIAQETPIQEIWAYDVGAGAEPANPSATLRYTVHSDIAPDYANLAALRAYIAGRYPPDERSTVVALPSKAPSRKRADEKTAVPPLPIVHVLIPSNLGDAPAAQPLMRSWSYGWENMHDGLDGIAIDLPALQLPATHNGLIPLNIRVKDPIWPGRDMLDVSVSVAPGQARTLWLDLRDRILGDDSLMLSIASAAPGFDARALDGAQLRLLFKPREQAKAEHIADRFNQVKDNWGFLVEEHTTSKRQRLYARLDADIHDLLRVDPDNALGRQYWADISYGNQGPLPVQLPQPPKGVPGWAFWQLEDLKATRRYINWWIDERQVDYGDFGGGISDDSDLTQQWPGVALMGVDPDKLNASLTALSDANYRNGMFTDGLSTIETDELHSYEDGININSAMLYLNWGDPLTVERLMRTVKAFDTIIQVNPQGHLLFASNWFGGRKVYREPNWQWQKPYSFPILHPALLLGGYNADPNSRRIVTGLADGYLAHAYTDAKGQWALPNEINWATGKTRGGSLFDGSGGPDTLHTFWAAYRWTGDARYLKPIDYRVAKAGPGGLSMLNENFLDVLGKRDSWGADLAKTAADADADDAPDFAHHVAWEQSGDPRWLETLYRAETRDKLQTFYMNTEGHWWSDRVESPTVNLQRARLGGVALKRNQTYPGQTVSWRFSDPEGAVQVALLLPKPRQDRFTVIGYNTSGKVQRAQMTGWNVAAGQWRMRVGIDRDGDGKIDGKAATREFAFEKSGAVDVEFPAGQTSVMEFELVTPAAVPVEERPDLGIGRGDVRVTSDAIEVNVHSLGHVDAPAGFVVLEDARGRELARAAFPALEAPRDLEPKTANVRLALPAGGNAKGARLRIVTEGEVAELTQRNNVMELP from the coding sequence ATGGCCCTGCTCTGCACCCTCGCACTCCCCACCATCGCGGCCGCTGCCGCAGCCCCCGAACTCCTGTTCCGCGTCTCCGCCGACCACGGCCTGGACGCCGACGTCGCCCAGGGCGATGCAACCCCCAACTTCCGCGACAAGATCGCCCTGGTGCCCACCGGCGTGTCCGGGCAGGCGATCGAATGGGCCGACGACGGCGTGCTGTCCTGGAACGCCCCCGGCAACATCTACACCCAGCGTGGCACGCTGTCGTTCTTCTGGCGTTTGCGCTACCCGGTGGGCGAAGCCCCGTTCGTGATCTTCCGCGTCGGCTACGCCGACCACACCAGCTGGGACATGGCCTGGCTGCGCATCGACTGGAACGGCCACGGCTTCGATGCCTTCGTCACCGATGCCAACCTGGCGCGCACCCGCGTCTCCTTCAAGCTCGACCGCAACCCGGCACCCAGCGCCTGGACCCACCTGGCCTTCGCCTGGGACGAGACCCGCGGCGTGCGCCTGTACGTGGACGGCAAGGAAGCCGCACGCGTGGACTGCACCCAGGCCTGCGCCGATGGCGGCTCGCTCGACTTCGACGCCGCGCTCGACCAGCTCGGCCTGGCCGCGCGCGTGCTGGCGCCGCACCAGGTGCAGAGCCGCTACAACTTCCTGCGCGGCAGCGACTTCGACGAGATCCGCGTGTACGACCGCATGCTCGATGCCGCGGGTGTCGCCGCCCTGGCCCGGCAGCAGGAACCGCGCAGCGCCGAGGCCGTGCCCGACAGCGCCGCGCGCAACGCATGGCTGCACCGCTTCGGCTGGGACCACGGCCGTGCACCGCCGGTGCTGGACGCGCCATCCACGCGCATCCGCAAGGTCGAGTTCGCCGACGCCAAGGACCTGAAGGAGTGGATGTGGAAGGCGACCGACGGCATCGCCGAGACCACCTGGCCCGGCGTGTACAACCGCTCGCGCCTGCCCGGCCGCAACGACTACTTCCAGCTGCCCGACTGGAACGTCTACGTCGAAGGCGGCAAGGCGCTGGACCTGGCCCTGCCCGACGAACCGTTCAACCGCATCGAACTGCGCGGCGCCGCCTACGGCCAGGCCACCTATGCCGCCGACGGCGCCACGCCCACGCCGCTGTTCTCGCGCGCCCAGGGCACGGTGCGCAGCGTCGACCAGTTCGAACGCCGACGTGGCGGCCACCTGCGCTTCACCAACATCGCCCAGGAAACCCCGATCCAGGAGATCTGGGCCTACGACGTCGGTGCCGGCGCCGAGCCGGCCAACCCCAGCGCCACGCTGCGCTACACCGTGCACAGCGACATCGCCCCGGACTACGCCAACCTCGCCGCGCTGCGCGCCTACATCGCCGGCCGCTACCCGCCGGACGAGCGCAGCACCGTGGTCGCGCTGCCGAGCAAGGCGCCCTCACGCAAGCGCGCCGACGAAAAGACCGCGGTGCCGCCGCTGCCCATCGTGCACGTGCTCATTCCCTCCAACCTCGGCGACGCCCCGGCCGCGCAGCCGCTGATGCGCAGCTGGTCGTACGGCTGGGAGAACATGCACGATGGCCTGGACGGCATCGCCATCGACCTGCCGGCGCTGCAGCTGCCGGCCACGCACAACGGCCTGATCCCGCTCAACATCCGCGTCAAGGATCCGATTTGGCCCGGCCGCGACATGCTCGACGTGTCGGTCTCGGTCGCGCCCGGGCAGGCGCGCACCCTGTGGCTGGACTTGCGCGACCGCATCCTCGGCGACGACAGCCTGATGCTCAGCATCGCCTCGGCCGCGCCCGGCTTCGACGCGCGCGCGCTGGACGGCGCGCAACTGCGCCTGCTGTTCAAACCGCGCGAGCAGGCCAAGGCCGAGCACATCGCCGATCGCTTCAATCAGGTCAAGGACAACTGGGGCTTCCTGGTCGAGGAACACACCACCTCCAAGCGCCAGCGCCTGTACGCGCGCCTGGATGCCGACATCCACGACCTGCTGCGGGTGGACCCGGACAATGCGCTGGGCCGCCAGTACTGGGCCGACATCAGCTACGGCAACCAGGGCCCGCTGCCGGTGCAACTGCCGCAGCCGCCCAAGGGCGTGCCGGGCTGGGCGTTCTGGCAGCTGGAAGACCTCAAGGCCACGCGCCGCTACATCAACTGGTGGATCGACGAACGCCAGGTGGATTACGGCGATTTCGGTGGCGGCATCTCCGACGATTCCGACCTCACCCAGCAATGGCCCGGCGTCGCCCTGATGGGCGTGGACCCGGACAAGCTCAACGCCTCGCTCACCGCCCTGTCCGACGCCAACTACCGCAACGGCATGTTCACCGACGGCCTCTCCACCATCGAGACCGACGAACTGCATTCCTACGAAGACGGCATCAACATCAACAGCGCCATGCTCTACCTCAACTGGGGCGACCCGCTGACGGTGGAGCGGCTGATGCGCACGGTGAAGGCGTTCGACACCATCATCCAGGTCAACCCGCAGGGCCACCTGCTGTTCGCCAGCAACTGGTTCGGCGGGCGCAAGGTCTACCGCGAACCGAACTGGCAGTGGCAAAAACCCTACTCGTTCCCGATCCTGCACCCGGCGCTGCTGCTGGGCGGCTACAACGCCGACCCCAATAGCCGCCGCATCGTCACCGGCTTGGCCGACGGCTACCTGGCCCACGCCTACACCGACGCCAAGGGCCAGTGGGCGCTGCCCAACGAGATCAACTGGGCCACCGGCAAGACCCGCGGCGGCAGCCTGTTCGACGGCAGCGGCGGCCCCGACACCCTGCACACCTTCTGGGCCGCCTACCGCTGGACCGGCGACGCGCGCTACCTCAAGCCCATCGACTACCGCGTCGCCAAGGCCGGCCCCGGCGGCCTGTCAATGCTCAACGAGAATTTCCTCGACGTGCTCGGCAAGCGCGACAGCTGGGGCGCCGACCTGGCCAAGACAGCGGCCGACGCCGACGCCGACGATGCCCCTGACTTCGCCCACCATGTCGCCTGGGAACAGAGCGGCGACCCGCGCTGGCTGGAAACCCTGTACCGCGCCGAGACCCGCGACAAACTGCAGACCTTCTACATGAACACCGAAGGCCACTGGTGGAGCGACCGCGTCGAATCGCCCACCGTGAACCTGCAACGCGCCCGCCTGGGCGGTGTCGCCCTCAAGCGCAACCAGACCTACCCCGGCCAGACCGTCAGCTGGCGCTTCTCCGATCCGGAAGGCGCGGTGCAGGTGGCACTGCTGCTGCCGAAGCCGCGGCAGGATCGATTTACCGTCATCGGCTACAACACCAGCGGCAAGGTGCAGCGGGCGCAGATGACCGGCTGGAACGTTGCCGCCGGGCAGTGGCGCATGCGTGTGGGTATTGATCGCGATGGCGATGGGAAGATCGACGGCAAGGCGGCTACCCGCGAATTTGCGTTCGAGAAGAGCGGGGCGGTGGATGTGGAATTTCCGGCGGGGCAGACGTCGGTGATGGAGTTCGAGCTGGTCACGCCTGCTGCGGTGCCGGTCGAGGAGCGGCCGGACCTAGGGATTGGGCGTGGGGATGTGCGGGTGACTAGCGATGCCATCGAAGTCAACGTGCATAGCCTGGGGCATGTGGATGCGCCGGCTGGGTTTGTGGTGTTGGAGGATGCGCGTGGCAGGGAATTGGCGCGGGCAGCGTTTCCTGCGTTGGAGGCGCCGCGGGATTTGGAGCCGAAGACTGCGAACGTGCGGTTGGCTTTGCCGGCGGGCGGTAACGCCAAGGGCGCACGGTTGCGGATCGTTACCGAAGGCGAAGTTGCCGAACTGACACAGCGCAATAATGTGATGGAGTTGCCCTGA
- a CDS encoding FRG domain-containing protein has product MPPTAFRGISTARGGSNAINRINGAIARFSRPLKATCDYAHEALLQHYGLRTTWIDLVDNIWVALWFACHSAKSVGPSGEYLHFERRVPRSDPSGKAYVLLVAADAVAPDSKRPGFYAGPNTELIDLRIAAPSVFVRPHAQHGLLMRKKGDAVRRPFDYSSQIRGILEIELVDALEWLGNSTALSTHSLFPPPSYDLGYGNLLAVGFQGAKNVGCVFHIGA; this is encoded by the coding sequence ATGCCTCCAACAGCCTTTCGCGGGATTTCAACGGCGCGAGGCGGATCTAACGCTATAAATCGAATTAATGGAGCGATCGCAAGATTTTCAAGGCCACTAAAAGCCACTTGCGATTACGCACATGAAGCGCTGCTTCAGCATTACGGACTTAGAACAACTTGGATTGACCTAGTAGATAACATCTGGGTGGCGCTGTGGTTCGCTTGCCATAGTGCAAAATCGGTTGGCCCATCTGGCGAGTACCTTCATTTTGAGCGTCGCGTACCACGTTCTGACCCATCTGGAAAAGCGTACGTGCTTTTGGTCGCTGCCGATGCCGTTGCACCTGATAGTAAGCGTCCCGGATTCTACGCCGGACCAAATACGGAGTTAATTGACCTCAGAATTGCAGCGCCTTCTGTCTTTGTACGCCCACATGCACAACACGGACTTCTAATGCGAAAGAAGGGTGATGCTGTACGGCGGCCGTTTGATTACAGCAGTCAGATTCGAGGAATTCTTGAGATCGAACTAGTGGATGCACTTGAATGGCTTGGAAACAGCACTGCCCTTAGTACGCATAGCTTGTTCCCACCGCCGTCATACGATTTGGGATACGGCAACTTACTGGCCGTAGGATTCCAGGGAGCAAAGAACGTCGGATGCGTATTTCACATTGGGGCGTGA
- a CDS encoding EcsC family protein, with product MKLIEAWKLEPPSVVSEAVGKFLSPVSWLINKIVPISAIQGIIDFSSSTADWLTDTGDVLRDAGISSISELKNLSLEKSDELADAMHNWAIGIASAEGAVTGAAGIAGIAIDMPAVLVLALRTIHKIGICYGFEVKTEEDKQFVLSVLSASSANEMSEKVAALGTLRMMQVIIAKNTWKKIAEKAATDRFSKEAGVIAIKTLAKQLGVNLTKRKAMQAIPAVGAIVGGSVNGWYLKEIGWAARRMFQERWLIENKKLEIAVDV from the coding sequence TTGAAATTAATTGAGGCATGGAAGCTGGAGCCGCCATCTGTTGTCTCGGAAGCAGTTGGAAAATTTCTCTCGCCTGTCTCATGGTTGATAAATAAAATTGTACCAATTTCAGCTATCCAAGGAATTATAGATTTCTCGTCCTCGACTGCCGATTGGCTTACAGATACAGGCGATGTGCTGCGAGATGCAGGGATTTCATCCATCTCCGAACTTAAGAACTTAAGTCTTGAGAAATCTGATGAATTAGCCGACGCAATGCATAACTGGGCTATCGGCATTGCCAGCGCAGAAGGAGCTGTTACGGGAGCCGCTGGAATCGCCGGAATCGCAATTGATATGCCAGCCGTTCTAGTGCTTGCGCTACGCACGATTCATAAGATTGGAATCTGTTATGGATTTGAGGTCAAAACTGAAGAGGACAAGCAATTCGTGCTTTCTGTTCTTTCTGCTTCTAGCGCCAATGAAATGTCTGAAAAAGTGGCCGCACTCGGCACACTGCGAATGATGCAAGTAATAATCGCCAAAAATACTTGGAAAAAAATTGCGGAAAAAGCGGCTACAGACCGATTTAGCAAGGAGGCAGGAGTGATTGCGATAAAGACACTCGCAAAACAGCTAGGGGTCAATCTAACAAAGCGCAAGGCAATGCAAGCCATACCTGCAGTTGGAGCGATCGTAGGCGGATCTGTGAATGGTTGGTATCTTAAAGAGATAGGTTGGGCGGCACGCCGCATGTTCCAAGAGCGTTGGCTCATCGAGAACAAAAAGCTCGAAATTGCGGTTGATGTATAA